Genomic segment of Salvia splendens isolate huo1 chromosome 12, SspV2, whole genome shotgun sequence:
ataGGAGTATAAAAGGACGAATCTGTAGATAGGAATATTTACAACCACATCCACATGTATATGAAGGGTTTGGTTTGGGAAAGAGGTACTATAGGAGCAGGGATGGGGGCAGCGAGGGCATTTTCAGGTGCAAGGTGCCGCAGCAGAGATGAAGTATACGTAGCAGCAGTGGCCTTGAAGGGACCTGCTCAGCTGCTCTTCTCTCTCAATTTATGGGATTTGCAGCATTTCATGGTCATCACCAaaccctcttcctcttcttatCCTCTTACAGTATATGACTTTCAGCCACAGGATCCTGAAAGTATATGGCTGGCTGCTGCTGCCTTATCTCATACAAAAATACCCGGTACCAATCCAACTATCTTTCATTCTTATCTTAAATTTGAGCATCTTCTAACATTTATTAAGTAAAAGCAGGAGCTATTCTGGTGAGGAAGCTCTCAAAACTTCCTCAGAGGAAATGTTGGTTTGTAGGGTATACCAAAGAAGATGCAGATGTCCACACATTCAACCACACCTGGGAAACTCACCTCCTCGTCGGCTCTCATGATTGTCGGCATTATACTCAAGGTACTTGTGTCTAAACAGCAtcatcgtcgtcatcatcatcatcctttTTCTCAATCCATATATGTATTCAGCTAACAATAACTTCCTCTCCACTCCATGCTAGGCCTTGTAGAGCACCTAACAGGCAACAAATATATACTAGACCATCTCAGGTCAAACTACTTGTAAACTCTCTACATACCTCAATGCAACAAATCACTACTCTCCATCTCTGCTGCAAAATAGATACTCATATCATAATGTTGCATTCTTTTATTATATAGTTATGGCTTAATGTTCATTGTTATTTAGCATTACATAACTACATAAACATTATACAAGTTCCAGTTGAATAATCAGACATTTTTCATCATTTGATTTGCATTTCAATCACAAGGTAAAAAAAGTTGGAGATATTAAATTCAACTTTAATTCAGAAATTTGATCAATCATAGCAAGAATACGAATGCCa
This window contains:
- the LOC121758089 gene encoding uncharacterized protein LOC121758089; protein product: MKGLVWERGTIGAGMGAARAFSGARCRSRDEVYVAAVALKGPAQLLFSLNLWDLQHFMVITKPSSSSYPLTVYDFQPQDPESIWLAAAALSHTKIPGAILVRKLSKLPQRKCWFVGYTKEDADVHTFNHTWETHLLVGSHDCRHYTQGLVEHLTGNKYILDHLRSNYL